In bacterium, one genomic interval encodes:
- a CDS encoding aminotransferase class V-fold PLP-dependent enzyme, giving the protein NSEIGTIQPIARIGACAKAHGVLFHTDAVQAIGKMPIDVHSDQIDLLSVSAHKIYGPKGVGALYVRKGVKLTPQFHGGGHERGMRSGTLNVAGIVGLGKAAEMAYRDREKETSRLLKLRDRLAQGIRAKIDQVQLNGHPLHRLANNLNFSFAYVEGESLILACREVALSSGSACTSSSLQSSYVLRAIGVPDSLAHCSIRFGLGKSNDEEQIDFLIDLLAKNVSRLREMSPLYEMAREGIDIEKFSWSKHDHEH; this is encoded by the coding sequence CAACAGCGAAATCGGCACGATCCAACCCATCGCCCGGATAGGCGCTTGCGCAAAAGCGCACGGCGTTCTGTTTCATACGGATGCGGTCCAGGCCATCGGGAAAATGCCCATCGACGTCCACAGCGATCAGATCGATCTATTGTCTGTTTCCGCTCATAAAATCTACGGTCCCAAAGGAGTGGGCGCTTTGTATGTGCGCAAAGGGGTGAAATTGACGCCGCAGTTCCATGGCGGCGGTCATGAACGTGGTATGCGTTCCGGCACGCTGAATGTGGCCGGCATTGTCGGTCTGGGCAAAGCCGCCGAAATGGCCTATCGCGACCGTGAAAAAGAGACCAGCCGTCTACTCAAATTGCGCGACAGGCTGGCTCAGGGCATTCGAGCCAAGATCGATCAGGTGCAGCTCAACGGCCATCCGCTGCACCGGCTGGCGAATAATTTGAATTTCAGCTTTGCCTATGTAGAGGGCGAATCCTTGATCCTGGCGTGCCGCGAAGTGGCCCTCTCCTCAGGGTCTGCGTGCACCTCCTCTTCGTTGCAATCATCCTATGTGCTGCGCGCCATTGGTGTGCCGGACTCTTTGGCGCACTGCTCCATTCGCTTCGGTCTGGGCAAGAGCAACGATGAAGAACAGATCGATTTTCTCATCGATCTGCTGGCAAAAAATGTCAGTCGGTTGCGAGAGATGTCGCCGCTCTATGAAATGGCTCGGGAAGGAATCGATATTGAAAAGTTCTCCTGGTCGAAACACGATCATGAACATTAA
- the nifU gene encoding Fe-S cluster assembly scaffold protein NifU produces the protein MDAWDEYTEKVMDHYEHPRNVGVVENPSGIGVVGNPACGDVMKLSIEVKDDVIVDARFKTFGCGAAIATSSMVTEMIKGKRLDEALKVSNKAVAESLGGLPKIKMHCSVLAEDALKAAIDDYYKKQKQEAKK, from the coding sequence ATGGATGCATGGGATGAATATACCGAAAAAGTTATGGACCATTACGAGCATCCGCGCAACGTGGGCGTGGTCGAAAATCCAAGTGGCATCGGCGTCGTCGGCAATCCTGCTTGCGGCGATGTCATGAAATTGAGCATTGAGGTTAAAGACGATGTCATTGTGGACGCCCGTTTCAAGACCTTCGGTTGCGGTGCCGCCATTGCCACCAGTTCCATGGTGACTGAGATGATCAAAGGCAAGCGTCTGGATGAAGCCTTAAAGGTGTCCAACAAAGCGGTGGCTGAGTCCCTCGGCGGCCTGCCCAAGATTAAAATGCATTGTTCGGTGCTTGCCGAAGACGCCCTGAAAGCCGCGATTGACGACTATTATAAAAAACAGAAACAGGAGGCCAAGAAATGA
- a CDS encoding FprA family A-type flavoprotein, with product MKPIEIQPQVYWIGALHPDLRIFDIIMATKNGTTYNSYLVKGEKTAVIDTVKEKFVGSFLERIGDLVEPAAIDYIVVQHNEMDHSGSLRALLDIAPAAQIVCAKPAVKFVQQVLNREASCLIVDPAQPLDLGGKTLQFLPAPFLHWPDTMMTYLREEELLFSCDVFAAHYCDSRLFNDQINRDFWPDYEYYFQTIFRPFKKHVRNGLKKLVDLPIRMIAPSHGPVLRRDVKRYIEAYERWSAPAPANVPPKALVFYASAYGNTELMARHIARGLEEGHVQAVLLDATALQVQDHLESIETADALLFGSPTLNNDAVKPIWEILTSLVTLDIKGKIAASFGSMGWSGEAVEMLDHRLTSLKFKVPFPGLTATLVPSSDDLQKCVAFGRSIAQQLG from the coding sequence ATGAAACCGATTGAAATACAACCTCAGGTCTATTGGATCGGCGCTCTGCACCCGGATTTACGCATCTTTGACATCATCATGGCAACCAAGAACGGCACCACCTACAACAGCTACCTGGTCAAGGGCGAAAAGACCGCTGTCATCGACACCGTCAAGGAAAAGTTCGTCGGTTCCTTTCTTGAACGCATCGGCGATCTGGTGGAGCCGGCCGCCATCGACTATATTGTGGTGCAGCACAATGAAATGGATCACTCTGGCAGCCTGCGCGCTTTGCTGGACATTGCCCCTGCGGCGCAGATCGTCTGCGCCAAGCCGGCGGTCAAATTCGTTCAGCAAGTCCTCAACCGGGAGGCGTCCTGCCTGATTGTGGATCCTGCTCAACCGCTCGATCTGGGCGGTAAGACGCTGCAATTTCTGCCCGCACCGTTTCTGCATTGGCCGGACACCATGATGACCTATCTGCGTGAGGAGGAATTGCTGTTCAGCTGCGATGTTTTCGCCGCCCATTATTGCGACAGCCGGCTTTTTAATGATCAGATCAACCGCGACTTTTGGCCGGACTATGAATACTATTTTCAGACCATCTTTAGGCCTTTCAAGAAGCATGTCCGCAACGGGCTGAAAAAACTCGTCGATCTCCCTATTCGCATGATCGCACCATCCCATGGACCCGTGCTGCGGCGGGATGTGAAAAGATATATTGAAGCATATGAGCGATGGTCCGCTCCGGCGCCGGCTAATGTTCCGCCTAAAGCTTTGGTCTTTTATGCCAGCGCCTATGGCAACACCGAACTCATGGCCAGGCATATCGCCCGGGGGTTGGAGGAGGGCCATGTGCAGGCCGTGCTGCTGGATGCCACCGCGCTCCAGGTTCAGGATCACCTGGAGAGCATCGAAACAGCGGATGCTTTACTGTTCGGCAGCCCGACCCTTAACAACGATGCAGTCAAACCGATCTGGGAAATTCTGACCAGCCTTGTCACTTTGGATATCAAGGGTAAAATCGCCGCGAGTTTTGGTTCCATGGGCTGGAGCGGAGAGGCCGTAGAAATGTTGGACCATCGGCTGACCAGCCTTAAATTTAAAGTCCCATTTCCCGGTCTCACCGCTACCCTGGTGCCCAGCTCCGATGATCTGCAAAAATGCGTCGCATTCGGCCGATCCATTGCCCAACAACTTGGATGA